In Acomys russatus chromosome 16, mAcoRus1.1, whole genome shotgun sequence, the DNA window ACCTTCCGGCAGCAGGGCAAAGGCCCTGTCCTGCTGTGGCGATACCTTCACCACCTGGGCGGTCAGCCAGCTGTGCGTCGGGCTGTGCTCATGTGCGAGGACGCACTGGTGCCCTTCTATGAGAAACTTGGCTTCCAGGCTGTGGGCCCATGCGCCGTCACCGTGGGCTCCCTCACCTTCACCGAGCTACAGTGTTCCTTACGGAGCCACGCCTTCCTGCGGAGGAACAGTGGCTGCTGACCCAAGCTGCCACTTGGCCATGgagaggtgggggtggcaggCTGGGGGCTTCTGTCCAACTCCCATGTCACACCCTTCTCAGCCTAGGGCCCATCCAAGTAGAGTTGGCTAGCATGAAGGGAGACAGCAGTTCCCAACCAGAGTAGAGAGGTTAAGGGGCAATAAAGACGACAGGAGGTGACTTCACTCTAGCCCACGCTGCTGTCTGTCCCCAGAGGACCTCTTAGATTCTGAACTGTGCACAAAGCCAAGACGaggatggagaaatgggaggacagGAAGGTTTGTCTCCACACTTCCTCCTGTGCCTCCTCCATTTCTGTGTCCCAGGGCACTGCTCTGACTCTTGGGGACCCTGGCTCTTGCCAGGCTGATGCCCGTTCTTGGCTCCTAGCTCTGGGAACCAGGGGCAGGCAGGAGGCGGGGAACTGTGAACGGTGGCAACCTTGGGTAGAGGAATGCTGCAGGGCCACACCCTGCTGCCCTTAAGCACCAATGtacctgcccacctgcctctcctggtCCTCCCACCAGCCTCAGTACTGGCACCTCTGCCCACTAATAAAGCAGCTATGTGCCAGTGGCTGCGGCTCATGGGTGTGTGCCAGGTCTTGAGTGGATGGCAGCAGACAGACACCCCCCGTCCTCGACCTCCCCCATGCAGGACTACCTGCCGAAGGAGCAGGCCATCCCTGCAGCGGTCAGCCTCCGACTCCCTGGAATGAAGGCAGAGCAGCTGGGCAGAGGTCTTAGGGTTCTATGTGTCACACGGTCCTCTTGGGGTTCGTGGGGGCTTCGTTGTCATCTTGTCTGGTGTTTGGTTCAACTAAACACCAGAGAAATCCCAAGTTTTCtggtctgcctcagcctcatgggggtggcgcacacctacagtcccagcacttgggaggcagaggcaggcagctggtCTCTTAATTTTGAGGCCATATGTGTGtaccagacatacatgcagcgcgcctgtggaggccagatggaGCTCGGTCTGCTGGAACTGTAagtacaggtggctgtgagccgtCACATGAGCGctaggaaatgaacccaggtcctctgaaagagcaggcttttaatctctccagtccccacgtggtgttttgttttgtttttagacaaggtttcttggaATAGTTCTGGTTGTCTTGGAgtttgatctgtagaccaggctggcctcgaactcagagatccgcttgcttctgcctaccgagtgctgggattaaaggcatgtgccaccacatctggcttgagtgttctttaaatacttgtttttatttatgtgtacgcgtgtgtgtctgtgtgagagggTGCTCACGAAGGGCAGAGGAGAGCTTTGGATCCCCTGGCGATATGGTAGTTATGGCCACCTGACTTGGGTgttagggactgaacccagatcctccaTAGGGACAGGAagtgatccatctctctagccccaagttaTAGCTCTCATTCCCCTCAAGGTCTGAGGCTAAAAGTATTTTGATAAAGAATGCCATTTAATAAACGTGAGACATCATCCATACAAAGTTAgcgttacttaaaaaaaaaaaaaaaatagaaccataACATAAattggaaaaggaaacaaaacaccaGGCCCGACTGAGCCTCAAGCACCCCTGGGATCTAGCCCTCAAGATGGCTCTGCCCAGGGCCATGGGGGAGTGAGACAGAGGTGGAAGGGACATCCTGGTATCAGCAGACACACATGCTGGAGCTAGGGCTGAGCTGGAGGGTTTATAAGAGATCTGGCTTCTCCATGTGACAAAAACCCTTAGCATCCCTGTATAGCCATCTCTCCTTGCTTGTCATTGCCCCAGACAATGGCCAGAGCCTTTCCCGCAATGCTATGTCCAGGAGCCTTAGGAGCAGGCTCGTGAGTCCACGGACAAATGCAGGAAGGACTTgtaggacaggaaggagagaaggaacaggaagaggggtCATAGCAGCATGGTGGGGACCTCAACCCTGGGGACAACTGAGGGAGCAGCTGTGTGTCTGGCGAGGTCACATCACAGTGACAATGGGACGATGGCACCTGCAGAGGGCaaagccctgagccctgagaagAAAAGTTACCATCCCTATAGGgcaagagaggcaggcaggacctGGGACCCAAGCCTCAGAGAAGTAGGTGTCTCGGATGTCCCTCCAACTTGGGTCGGGAGCATTCAGGCCTGAGAAAGGGAGGGCTCACCTCCCTGGGGAACCTGCCCTCACTACCTGTCTCATACGGAGTCAGCCACGTCTGTGGAGTGAGCCGCTGGGCTCAGGGCCCCATCCGCCTGCGAGTCTCTACAGACACACGGCCCAGGGCAGACACAGTGTCTGCTTAGTGTAGCACCTGGTCCAGCTCATACTTCTCACAGAACCGGCTGGTGAAGGGAAAGCAGGTGAGGTACTCGATCCAGGGCCAGTTGATGGGGTAGATGTACAGccacagcaccagggaggcaaagAGCCCAACGAAGACCACAAGTGACACCAGGATGAGCGCCCGCTTGCGGTACTTGTCACTGGTGCCAAAGGTGATGTAAGGGAGGAAGGCGAAGGCTAGCAGCATACCACTGAGGAAGCCGAAGATGTGCGCGATATTGTCTATCCAGGGCAGGaggccacagatgaagaggaaAAGCACAATGGCTGAGAGGTTGAAGAAGGCCTTCCATGGTCGCTCCAGCAGCTGCCAGCTCTGGAAAAGTTCCACAAAGAGGCAGGCGAGGAGGCCGAACTGCGACCCAGCTGGGCCCACCTGGGGTCGGGGAGGAGAGATGTGGCACGTTGACCCTGGGTACTAGGTACCAGCAGTGGGGCACATCTCCCACTCAGGATGCGGCACGAGCTGCTGGGCTTGCTCTGTCCATCCTTGCAGCTAACCTGGGTGTGGTACCCCTGTGCTTAGCATAAGCCAACCCACTCCTAGGAGAGTGCAGGCAGCGGGAGAGCGCACAGACCAGAAGGAACAACAGACTCAAGGGCAATGGATCAAAAGACCTCTGCTCTCGAAGAGCAGAGCAGCTGTACGCAGGGTTTCACTGATCAAGGAACAGGGAGCTGCGCTAACTCAAGAGtgtccctgtcccctcctgcCAAGAATTAAGGGACctcactttgggaggcagaggcaggcggatcattgtgagttcaaggccagcctggtctacaaagtgagtccagggcagccaaggctacacagagaaaccctgtctcgaaaaaaaaaaaaaatcaacaaacaaacaacaaacaaaaaagatttaaggGACCAATCAGTAAGTCCCGGCTTAGCTGCCCATCTGTAGGTAAATTTGACACAACAGGGGCTCCATGCCCTTGCTATGCATCCTGGGGTGGGACTAGGGCAAGAAGCAGCAGTGTTGGTCCTCCCCACATGCCACAATGCCTTAGGCCTCAAAGGAAGGGCTCATCCCGCCCTCTATGCTGTCGCCTCCCAAGTCCCTACCTCTGCCCGATAGGGGAGGAAGATGGCGCTGGCCAGGTTGCCTGTGATGCCACTaaggatgaagatgatggagATGCGGTGCCATCCAGCCAGCTTCTCTAGGTCCCTCAGGATGGTCATTTGGAAGACTACAGACACAAGGCAGTGCACTATGCTGGGGGGTAGAGACACGAGCATCATCACCCTTCCCTGTGTGCCCATGGCCACCAGCAGGGCACACCACAGGTGCAGTCAGCACCTGCAGGCCGAGCCAGCTGTGCTCGGTGCAGAAGCCCTTTCTCCAGCATCTGCGTGGGAAGACACAGGAGTCTGGGCACGGGGCAGCAAGGCAGCTCTTACCCAGCGTGCAGGAATAGAGATAGCCAGATCCGGTAGAACTGGTCGGGGATCTCGGGGTTGAGGAAAGGCAGTAGCCCGCACACCTTGTCCAAACAGTGCACCTGGGTGAGGGGCACGGGTGGTTAGTGCTGTCCTGGGAGGCGGGCCAAGTCCGAGGCTTCCAAATGGGAAGGAGCTGGTGATCCTTAGGGTCCTTGCAGCTTCCACTACCCAGACTGCCTTCACCTACCTGGGAGCAGAGCGTTGCCTCCTCGTGGAAATAGCCATGCATGAACTCACAATACTCCCGAGTGGTGATCTCACAGCTGtagacaggaagcagacagggcCATCAGCCTCCGAAAGGGCACCTGCCCTCTTAGGCTAGAGGCTAGCACCAGACCATGGCAGGCAGGATGAAACAAGCTCCCTTTCTATGTCACTGCCccctccatccctgcctcccccctcccctgagATCAGGGAACAGAAGACCGTTACAGAGGTCCATCAGGGGCTTGGGGATGTTGGCTCACCTGCCCTTGGTGCCGATGCAACAGGGGCGGCCTTTGATCTTACAGTCTATGTGCAATAAACCAGTGTGGTTGCTCTGGGCCTGCTCCGTGCAGATCTACGAGAGGGCACCGAGAGCAATGGGCCTCAGTGACAGGAAGCTAGGCGTCCCTACCCTCATGCCACAGCCTTCTGCATGAGTCCCACACTCACCGGCCACTTGGTAATGTCATCAGGCCAGATGTGGGCTCCACTGGAGGCGGGCTCCTCACAGGTCCTGGAAGCAATGGTTAGACTGGGCAAAATGCAGAGCTGGGACACCCCAGCCCGCCACACCCACCCGCCAGCATCCTAGAATGCAGTGCCAGCAGCTGGGCGCCACTCTGGACCCACGGGTGGCTCTCGGCTGTACCTGGGGTCCTGGTGGCACACAACCGCCGATGGCTGCTTCTGGCTCAGGTCAGATTTATCGGAGGACCCAGTTTCATTCTGCCACTTCACGAAAGTGGCCAGAGTCTCCTAGAGGGTGGAGAGGAGGTCAGGTCCTGCCAGGGCAACACCATTCAGACAGCCGGCGGCGTGGGTGGGGAGCCCTCCAGGGCAAGGGCCATTCTGGTTTCCCCAGGGCTCAGGCACTTGCTGGGAAGCACCTGTCCAACTTTCCAGACACGGGCTGTGGGCTTGCCTGTCaggctggggagggaaggagccATGTGCCAGGGCTGCGGTGGCACTGGCAGGGTCCAGGAGGCTGGACTCACTGTCgggctggggagggaaggagccATGTGCCAGGGCTGTGGAGGCGCTGGCAGGGCCCAGGGGCTGGACTCACCGAGCAGTCCTTCTTCTGGGTCTGGATGCAGCCTGATCGGTCGTTTTGCACGCAGCAGCCGGAGCTGCGCTCGATGTCGCGCTCCCTCCGTACCAGCTGCTCGATTTGCCGGTCTTTCCGGATGCAGGGTGAGAACTTTGCTCCCAGGTGGATCAGGTCAATCTGGAGTCGGGGAAGGGGCTGGTAAGCAGCACTCTAGACTCAGAGGGGTCAGGGGCACCCTGCATCTATGGTGGAGCCTCCCCCATCCACCCATCGCCCGTGGGGAGCAACAGGATACAGGGCTCCCGGGCATCCTGAGCCTTACGGAGCTGGGGCCAATCCAGAAGTTCTCCTGCTGGGTATATTTCACACTCTCGTACACACCCCTGTTCTTCAGCACCTGGGAAGGAGGTAGGTTGAGGCACTGGAGGAACCAGAGCCCTGgggggtgagaggagagagggcctgggtggtagctccAGAATTGGGCAACCTCTAGGAAAGACTCAGTGTATGCGAGCCTCGGGCACCTCCAGCTTGAACCAGGCTGTTGTGTAGAAAGTAGCTGGTGCCGACTGTGCTGAAGTCTCTCGGGTGAGGGctgctcccccaacccccaggagCCCCACTCACCAGCTGGGTGGTGACGTGCTGGGCAAAGCCCACAGGTGCAATGCCGTAGGTGCAGATCACCAGCAAGGTGATGATGACGTGGACAAAGGTCAGCCAGTAGGTAAAGTAGGGCCTGTAGGCAGAGGCCTCTGGTCAGCCTAGCAAGAGCTCACGCCCGGCCAGCCCTTCCCCTGGCCACAGCAGTCTTCCCTAAGCTCTTTGATCGCCCAGCTCAGCCTTCCCCACAGAAACTTTGAAAATGCACCCccgagtctgtctgtctgtctcattacAACCCTGCAGGGGGAAGACCAAGAACACCCCTGCTGCTAGCTGGCAAGCCTTGGCACGCTCACCTCAAATTCCCTTCTCCTCTGCTTTGCACTTCCTGAAACAACACACGCTCCCTGAAGCCCCAGGGCCTCTGTGCACACTTTGCATCACCTGGGAGGCTCTGCCCACCTTGCTCGATCATGCTGCCAACTCACCCTAACAACAACTTTCCACGCGAGCCGCTCACTCGCCACACCTGCCATTTCTCAGTTAGTATAACTTGGAGTCACACTGTCACTCACGCTATGACGATCTCACATTCCGTTTCCCTTAACATCTCTGTGCCCAGCTTCCCCCAGAATCCCTCGCTCCAGGCCCCAGCTCCTCTTGTTCTGTTTCAAATTcatcttgagacaaggtctctctatggaGCATTAGCTAGAgctcactatttagaccaggctggttttgaactcacagagctctgtctgcctctgcctcctgaatactggaattaaaagcagGTGCCACCATGGTGGGCTTGAAAGTAAATGTTTAAATGCCATTATCAGTGTGTATATGCATGATTCActatgaggtgggggggggggggtcggaggacaattttgtggagttggttctttccttccacctttatatggGTTCCAAGGATTAAACTTAGGTCACCAGTGTCATTAAGCCACCTTGCTAGCCCCAGCCCCATGCATAATGCCCTCCTGTAAGGGTTGTGTCCTAGAGCCTGCGTATGGTTGTGTTTCTTCAACATTTGTTGTCCGACTGCTGTCTGGGAGCCATGTTGAGAGTAAGACTGCAGCGGGGGGCCCTGCCAGGTTACATGTTACTCCCTGAGCACAGACATGCCGGGAGCTTGTCATTGCATCCCTGACCTGCAGGGGGTGCTCTAGAAACGCTTATGGAAGGAGAGGGACCATGCTTGGGGTAGAGACCCTGAGAGGCTTGGAAGCTCTGCTCAGGCTAGCTCCTGGGGGCTCACCGGTGACTATCAAAGCTCTCCAGCTGCCGCTGTACGGTGCTGCTGATGCTGCGTCGATAGCTGCGGTTCAGCCAGCTGCCCACCACGCCCAGGCCGTAGTGCCGTTTTCTTCCGGTCAAACGCAAAGTGCTTTACTTTGGAGGCAATGCGCTTGCCGCGTTGGGTCCCGGCAACTGGGGCTCGGCTGCTGTATTCTTTTCTGGTGGTGACAAAAGCTCTCAGCCTGAAGACCTTGCCGGGGTTCAGCAGGGACCGGATCCTGGCAGAGGACGGCTGGGCACTGGGGAGTCCCCACCCTGTACTCACAGAGGGATTTGCACTCCATCTGGAgagactggggaggcagagcgaGGGGCACCTCGGAAGTAGTTGGCGGAGAGCGGGGGAGACTCAAAACACGTCATCAGGCATGGAACTCATTTCTTCCTGAGTAGAGGGCCCCAAAGGCAGGGTCAAGGGTCACTATCCCAAGTACCCAGACACCCTAGCACTCCAATCAAGGGCCAGACAACGCTGTATATTCTCTTTAGTATGGAAGGAAAGCCAAAGGCTTATCATCCCTGAAGTGACTTTCCCAGTGGGCTCACCTCGCCCCCAACCCCACATCCCCCTCTGTGAGAGCATAGCTCAGTGGCTGACAGAGGACACACCCCATCCTGTCTTTGGACTTTTGggggatcccagcacccaggcctccccatcccctGCCCAGAGAGTCCACGCCCCATGCTTGCCTTACTAAAAAAGGAGGAGTCAAAGGTGTCTGCTCCATCGACAGCATCCTCCTCTAGGAAGCTGGGGTAGGCGAAGCTGCGCTTGACATTCCGGCACCGCTGCCCAGTGGCATCAAGCACTGAGCGCCCCTGAGCACGCGACAAAAGAATCAAGGAGGACCCACGACCCCAGGACCGAAGGGGCACAGAGTGCAGGCTGGCAAAGGCACAGAGCCACTGGTGAGTGCACAGGCTGAATACTCTGCTCCCAGCTGGCCCCACACAGCCTCTTTCTGGCTCTTCCCTCAGGATCTCTAGCCTGCTACCAGCAGGTGGCGCTCCAATACTCAAGATATCCATATGGCATCCCATCATACTCAGGCCTGGGGACATGTCCCCTCCCTGCAGCCTCTTGGCCCAGCACACTAGGCCCTTGACGATCTGATCCCTTTAGTCTTGTCATTGCCTTCATAAATGTAGAAAGTGGCTCCCTAAAATACAGGGCTGGTGAGAACCTCACAGGGGAACCGGGGCCTGAGGAACAGAGGTATCTCTGGGCTTTAGGGTACGCACACACTCGCAGCTCTGTCTCAGAGGGTAGCAGCTCTGTCTCAGAGGGTAGACGTGTGGATGAGCTGAGTGGCTACCGAGGATGGCTGGTGACAATACCTCCTTCAATGCAGGGCCTCACCTTGAGGAGGGCAGCAGCCGCCTGAAAGCTCATATGGGCAACAGATATCCTTTTGCGGCGGGGCAGGTGGGAGTAGCCAGAGCGGATGCTGGTGAAGGATGTGAGGGACAGGACCCCTGGAGTCAGAGGTGGGTGGGGAGCGTGAGGCCGGTCCACCTCATCTGGGTGGCGGAAAGCCCGACCTCGGGCCAGTGGATCCACAATCTGCAAGAGACAGTGGGTAAAGCAAAGCTGCCCAGGTCCCCAAGAGCTGCTTAGTATCCCACCTCCAGGGAGCCCACCTTGGGCATCTTGCAAGGTTTTGGAGACTCCGTGCCCTGGAAGGACGGCACCTCCTGGCTGGGCAGCTCCAGTTCTCTCTGGCACGAGGCCTTGAGCCGGCCATAGTGCACGCTGCAGTGGTGTAGGCTGCGCCGCTGCCAGTTTTGTCGCTTGCCCTCCCAGTCGCCGCTGACCCCAAACCACTGGGCCGTGCCCCTGTAGAACAGACAGAGTGTGGGTGGAAACCTGCGCACACACTTGttgtggtgcacatgcatgcacacgggAGATGGGGGGATGATggactgcacatgcacacagaggaggTGAGGGGGGAAGGTGCAGGTGCGCACAGAGGAGTCGGGTGGGGGAAAGGTGCAGGTGTGCACAGAGGAGGTGAGGGGGGAAGGTGCAGGTGCGCACAGAGGAGGCGAGGGGGGAAGGTGCAGGTGCGCACAGAGGAGGCGGGGGGGGAAGGTGCAGGTGCGCACAGAGGAGGCGAGGGGGGAAGGTGCAGGTGCGCACAGAGGAGGCGGGGGGGGAAGGTGCAGGTATgcacagaggaggtgggggggggaaggtgcaggtgtgcacagaggaggtggggggaaggtgcaggtgcacacagagaaggtgggggggggaggtgcaggTATGCACAGAGGAGGTGAGGGGGGAAGGTACAGGTGCACACAGAGGAGGCGAGGGGGAAGGTGCAGGTATGCACAGAGGAGGTGAGGGGGGAAGGTGCAGGTGTACACAGAGGAGGCGAGGGGGGAAGGTGCAGGTGTGCACAGAGGAGGTGAGGGGGGAAGGTGCAGGTGCACACGGAGGAGGTGAGGGGGGGAAGGTGCAGGTATgcacagaggaggtgggggggaggggcaggtatgcacagaggaggtggggggaaggtGCAGGTGCgcacagaggaggtgggggggaagGTGCAGGTGTGCACAGAGGAGGTGAGGGGGGAAGGTGCAGGTATGCACACGGAGGAGGTGAGGGGGGGAAGGTGCAGGTGCgcacagaggaggtgggggggaaggtgcaggtgcacacagaggAGGTGACGGGGAAGGTGCAGGTATGCACAAGAGGAGGTGAGGGGGGGAAGGTGCAGGTGCGCACAGAGGAGGTGAGGGGGGAAggtgcaggtgcacacagaggAGGTGAGGGGAGGAAGGTGCAGGTGCgcacagaggaggtgggggggaggtgcAGGTATgcacagaggaggtgggggggaaggtgcaggtgcacacagaggAGGTGAGGGGGGGAAGGTGCAGGTGCgcacagaggaggtggggggggtgcAGGTATGCACAGAGGAGGTGGggcacagaggaggggaggggggaaggtgcAGGTGCGCACAGAGGAGGTGAGGGGGGAAGGTGCAGGTGTGCACAGAGGAGGTGAGGGGGGAAGGTGCATGTGTTTAAGGAGGTGGCATGGAGTTTAaagatgtacatgtgtgtgctgggaaggtGACAAGTGTggtatgggtgtgtatgtatggggaAAGTACTGTGTGGGTTGAGGGTGTGTGTATGACGTAATGGGAGGCAATGGTGCATGTGTTTAGGAGAAGTGGTTTAGGGGATGGCGGTACGTGTGTGGGGAGAGCTGACTTGAGGGTGATGGCGAGTGTGCTCTTGTGTGTGTACAAGGTAACCACTGTCCCGGGTACTGTGCCACATTCCTTCAGGGCCTTGGGGAAATCAGCCGTCCCTGAGCCCCCCTTAGTGACCAGGCTTAGAGTGAAGTCTACACCACAAGAGGTAGAGCTAGGAAGGTCTGGAGAACCCTTCTGCACAACCTTCTTGCATAACCAGGTCCTGCATCTACGCCATCACATTAGACTCTGGCACTCCACCTCCATAAGGGGCTGTCACTCACTGACTGTCAACACCTTCTGGAACGGGGGCACAGGGCTCAGGCCCCGTAAAAGAGCAGATGCCCACAGTGTGCAGGCTCTGGGGTGCCCGGGCAGGGCGCAGGTGCTCACTTGCGGATGCTTTGAGACAGAGAGGCCTGGCGGCGGAAGCCAGGGCGCTTCTCCGTGCCATCCTGCCATCGTCCCTGGGGCTCCTGGAGGCTGACACTCTTCAGGTAGGCTGGATTCTTGGgcctctgtggggggggggggggcaaggaggACATGAGCTGACTGTGTAGCTGCTTTTGTGCCTTGCTCACTCCTTTTTCCTGCAGCATTGGGGGCAGAGCCTGACCCTTTAGCATGCTAGGCTGCTTTAACACTAGACCACTCACTGAGCTGTACCCGCCCCCCACAAGCCCTTCATTCTGAACTTAGAAATACACATCTTCTAGCAAGGTCTGGGGCTGTAGCTCAAGTTGGTAGAGTGCTAGCCCtggcatgcataaagccctgggttcgagtcccagcactaCACACCAGATGCGCTGGTAAACAcatgcaaccccagcactcagggagtaagaaagatcagaggttcaaggcaATTGtttgctacatagcaagttcgaggctaacctgggctacatgagaccctgtgtcaacaaACAAAATGCCTCTTTTCACATGTTCTACAGTGCTGTCAGGGTGAGTGGGCGGTCCCAACATAGCTCCCCTTTATGTCTCAGGCTGTGTGCAAAGCCTACGCTATTTGGGGCCTGTTCTCAATGAGTTCTTTATGGGACAGGAGTCCCGATGGATAGAAACACTGACCCATCCCCCCACTAGTCAGGCGCTACAGGAGTGGGCTGATGGCACTGTGGGACCCTGTGCCCTCTCAGGCCACCACAGACAGCCCACATCCCCTCAGGAGAGGCCAATCAGGGCCGGGGAGGGAAAATGTGAACAGCCAGAGCCTAGGCTTGCCAACAAGGCCTTTTCTCAAGAACAGTGTTCTCTGTCCCCTGGCCACCAGGCAACAGAGCTTCCAGGTTTCAGAGTTCAAAGCCTTGGCCCCTGCAGTACTTCAGGCCTGTGCTCAGGCTGCAGGACAGCAAGCAGACAGTGACGGTGACGGAAGGGTGTGTCTAGGAAGCGCAAACACCCAGaaggtgctgggggggggggtgcacatcTGTTGCCTGTGGCAGGGCAGCAGGCCTTCAGCCTCTCACCTCAGGCAGCATGCTACCCTGCTCTCCGGCAGCCTGGGCCTCTGGTGGTGGGATAGTGATGGACAGGTTGGGTGGCTTCCGGCTCTGCAGGCGGCTGCCAGACACAGATGGGAGGTTGCTGCCATTCTTGTCAGCTGAGGCCATGGTGGGCGCGATGctagaaggggagagagggaggacagcGCAGGCAAGTAGAGAGGCGGCAGGGCCTGAGGGGCTGGGGATCTTAACACTAGGGAAGGCAGCCCAGGGCCAGTGCCAACCTGCCCCAGGTGGCCTCAGACCAAGCTCTGGAGAGGTGCAGCTGGACCGCACACCTGGGCTGGGTGGAGGACCGTGGGGTCTATTTCTGACTTGCATTTGCACATCAGACTAGCTAGGATGAGGAAGATCCTGACGCCTGTCTTAGTCCTTAACAATCTCTCTGCTTCGGGTGAAAACCAAACCATGAAAGATGCAGAAGAATAAGGTCaggcaggctggaaagatggctcagtggttaagagcactgtctgttcttccagagatcctgagttcgattcccagcaaccacatggtggctcacaaccatcta includes these proteins:
- the Rhbdf2 gene encoding LOW QUALITY PROTEIN: inactive rhomboid protein 2 (The sequence of the model RefSeq protein was modified relative to this genomic sequence to represent the inferred CDS: deleted 2 bases in 2 codons) → MASADKNGSNLPSVSGSRLQSRKPPNLSITIPPPEAQAAGEQGSMLPERPKNPAYLKSVSLQEPQGRWQDGTEKRPGFRRQASLSQSIRKGTAQWFGVSGDWEGKRQNWQRRSLHHCSVHYGRLKASCQRELELPSQEVPSFQGTESPKPCKMPKIVDPLARGRAFRHPDEVDRPHAPHPPLTPGVLSLTSFTSIRSGYSHLPRRKRISVAHMSFQAAAALLKGRSVLDATGQRCRNVKRSFAYPSFLEEDAVDGADTFDSSFFSKEEMSSMPDDVFESPPLSANYFRGAPRSASPVSPDGVQIPLKEYSSRAPVAGTQRGKRIASKVKHFAFDRKKRHYGLGVVGSWLNRSYRRSISSTVQRQLESFDSHRPYFTYWLTFVHVIITLLVICTYGIAPVGFAQHVTTQLVLKNRGVYESVKYTQQENFWIGPSSIDLIHLGAKFSPCIRKDRQIEQLVRRERDIERSSGCCVQNDRSGCIQTQKKDCSETLATFVKWQNETGSSDKSDLSQKQPSAVVCHQDPRTCEEPASSGAHIWPDDITKWPICTEQAQSNHTGLLHIDCKIKGRPCCIGTKGSCEITTREYCEFMHGYFHEEATLCSQVHCLDKVCGLLPFLNPEIPDQFYRIWLSLFLHAGIVHCLVSVVFQMTILRDLEKLAGWHRISIIFILSGITGNLASAIFLPYRAEVGPAGSQFGLLACLFVELFQSWQLLERPWKAFFNLSAIVLFLFICGLLPWIDNIAHIFGFLSGMLLAFAFLPYITFGTSDKYRKRALILVSLVVFVGLFASLVLWLYIYPINWPWIEYLTCFPFTSRFCEKYELDQVLH